CGATTATAGTTATAATTCCGATACAACTGCAAGCTCTGATACTAGCGATAATGATGAGAATGgtataaaaattcaaataaaaatcaGGAGAGCTATTGAAAAtagaatattatatgaaacgaataaaaaaaagaaaagaaaattacttaattttgaaaaaaattttaaaaaaagaaagaacatGAAGATTGAGGGGGTAggttataaaataataagtagaaaattaaaactttttaaaaatcacGATCTGAAAGAGAATGCTGAAAATATGGTGAATTCGGCGAATAATAAGGACACTAATCATGCAGAGAATTTTAGTACAAGCAGATCCCATATGAAGTGAGTACTTGAAAATTCATGGGTATCGgagaaaaaatatcattggataaaaataaatacacatataatatatatgggtataaaacaaaacagagCTATACTTAAATTAACACAACCGTAATTACCCACATATAAGACAAAAACGAAAGCAGGAATTTTCTTGCTAGCATTTGAGGCAACTTATggaatataaagaaaaaattctGAACATAATCATAAAATGAGATATGGCGTGTTAAAGAAAATTGTGTgtgcaaaattttatttactttttttatatgagagaaaaaaaaaaaaaaataaatgaagtaaatgttttaataaaacattcCTTTTAACTATAAGATGGAAATAACTAATATCACTTATATATAAGGGGTGCAAAATATTATAGAAGAGCAGATTTAATTTggttaattttaaatttaatatgacctagtcataaaaaaatagatgagaagaaaaaaaaaaaaaaaatttttataataatgggAGGAATTTATTTACCTTTAATTGAGTAAATAATTTCAGTGAAGAAAAAtctactttaaaaaaatcttGAGACATGAtagaaattttaagaaaagtTTAAGTCATATAGGGagttttaagaaaaatatatacacctTACTAGTTCAAAGCTTATTACTCTACATTTATGTgaacatgcatatatatatgtatatataagtgcCTAGCGTGAGATGTGATGACATGCGTGTTTTGCTATGAAGgcattttcacttttttgtattcttaatcgattatttacttttttttttttttttttttttttttttacttcattatTTCAATGCGTCTTTTAATTATTGATATCCCATTTTGAATAACATTATTTATGCATCCATATATAtctgcatatttttttgttcttttttaaggttttaaatttatattcctttttatctatagaaaaaaaaaaaaaagaagtaatgtatataaatatcctGTATAAAAGTAGTACGTATTTATTAGTGTACATACAAGAAAAAGATTATCTACacgtataaatattattgctTTTTCTTCTGTGTTTTCTTTTAcaactattatatatatataatttttttttttatatgtatgaataatttatttcagttaatttaataatttttcttaacacattctaatttttttacatatcattttttttccttattgtTGTGCTATTCATTGTGCTACACACTGTTGTTCTTTTCACTGTGCTTTTCATTGTTGTGCTATTCATTGTACCATACATTATCTTGCTGTTCACAACTATAGtagttcctttttttgttccttAGTAGTTTTGCGTCTTGCTCACTATTGTgccatttaatttttttttttttttttgtgcacCTTAACAACTTTGTGCTAAAActcttttataataaaaagaataatattttatttaaagaataaaatatgaggctaaatatttatagtgcatttttttttttatttttacttttgtcCTGCCCTTCTAATAGCATGAATAACAAGATGGAAGAAAAGCGAAAAATAAGGAATGAGCCAAGTGCTGTAACAATAGAAATTCTTCCACCTGATGATGACAATGATACTTTTGAGCTAAATGATTACTTATTATATGAGTTTCTAgataacaacaataataatgataataatagtgataataataatgataatattaatagtaataatattaatagtaataatattaatagtaataatattaatagtaataatattaatagtaatgTGTAATTATAACGTCTAGGGGGGAAGAACATAATGCAGCAGGATTAAATTCAAATAAgtgaaatagaaaataatgatatgcAAGAATATACAAAAGTAGAATGAACtagtttatttattaaagttactaggtataattttaaaatgtaagtATAAAACTAAGTGAAATATTCAGGAAGAGCATAGCCCGAGTCCagaataatatgtataaatctCCCGTCTAATGTATTTAAAAGAAGGGGAATCTATAAAAGACTCTCACTACATTTATGCGTTTATACATACAatcatacatatgcatatatatataagtatttttgTGTATAAATTTAAAGCTGGAAAGTTTTGCCTACCTTGCCAAAGgacatacatgtacatatatatgtatatatatatttatttattcatatatttatttatttaaggtgttgttattttctctttttttgttaaacatatatatgcatatgtatatataactattttaattatgcccttaaaaaattttactaaatATTTGTAGTTTTACGTAAACCTTAACGATAATGGGTACTTAGATTtcagaattattttaaaatacatacagaagaggaaaaaaaaagaattatagataaaagtaaaaccatattttattatactttttaaactACCGTATTTTTATGAGCCTGGAGATGATGCGTatgttttccattttttaaatgtaggttatctattaatttaattttgtacGTTTATTTTCTCCATGTTGTGtagatataatttttttttgttcattcgATAAGTACATaggtgtacatatatatatatatataacatacataaacgtatcattgatttttttttttttttttttttttaaatgtgaAATTACATCTTTTGCATAAAAGTTGTTTTATGTATTCAATTAGTCTCTtcttatatttcattattttttttttttcttcattttattagATTAAAGAATTGTATTAAAGCATGACATATACTGCTcgacaaattattttttcattttttctactAAATCAAAGCTTTCTTGCTGCcctttttatgtattttcttttgaaaACATGAGCTTCATAACTTTgtaaactattttttttttttttttttttttatataattaaatatttaatatagaaACATAATTGTTTATACATCACTACTTgagtatacatgtatgtattcaTATGTTTACTGATTTTCCAAAAAGgctaataaaatattaaaaaataaagatacctttttcttttcttttttttttaacataataatatataccttGCTTGTTCAGAAATTTGGtggaaatattattatcataaacTTTGTTGTAGTTGAGagaataaataagaataaagaaaaaaaaaaaaaaaaaggaacataattaaaatgataaattcaTTTCCATCCTTTTTTGTGAGAcctgtattttatattggTTTAGTAGtagttgtaaaaaatattttttatttcgctTACTGGTTATTATGTTATgtaagatatattttttttgttttgcatTTTTGAGAAATtcagatttattttttaatctaTGTTACAAATGTAGGCGCGAGGAGTTAgatgaatatatgtacatttgtgTGCGATTATGGGTTTATTTTGTATGCGTACATATTTACGCGTCCATGCTTATACATGCGTACACTAGCGCTTTGTTTCACATTTTcccatttcttttttgtagTTAAAatctaaaatatttttaaggaaTTTGAAAAGTTATGGAGACACAGTTATAATTACTGGTTGTACAGACGGAATAGGAAAAAGTTTAACATATTCTTTGATAAAGCATGATGTAAATTTATTGCTAATTAGCAGAAATGAAAAggaattgaaaaatataaaagttgaCTTGTTagaaaggaataaaaattataagggAAGGATCGAATGTATAACTTTtgattataatgaaaataatttctcTTCCTATAAAACTATACAAGAAAAGATTCAAAAATTTGATGTCggaattttaattaataatgtgGGCGTTTCTTACCCCCATCCTCTGGTATTCAGGGAGAAAAGCCAATATATGGGACGAACATAAATTAATGTGTTtgtgtgtgtatacatatatgtatgtgtacgtatatgtattgATTTATGCATGCTTACGTATGTATACCTGCTTGCATAGACACCCTCATGAACGTCTTTCCCTTTTCAGTATTTCCATGAAATGGAAACGCAGTTAATTGAACGGCTTGTAAACGTAAATTTGCTCTCATCCTACTACATGACAAAATTGGTGTTACCAAGtaatttattgaaaaagttttaattttaaatgcaTCCTATTCTGGCGTGtataaaatgcatataatttTGCGAACAACATTGCTAATGGCATTGCAAATAATAACGAAATTACATgactatatgtatatttttgtaaatttttagtaatgataaaaaagaagaaagggTTAATTTTGTACACATCTAGCGGCGTATCTGCTTTACAGTCCTCCCCTCTATATACCATCTATGCATCAGTGAAGGATGCGATTTGCTCATTTGCTAATTCGTTAAGTGTAtgcttttaaaaatgataatatgtGTGTTTATTACAAAATGTATTTGCATGAGTTTTCTgtaacacttttttttttttttttttttttttttttcgtgtaTACCCCCCTTTTTTTAGGTTGAATTAaaggaatataatatacaaatcCAGTGTCACATTCCATTGTTCATTGTAACGAAATTATCAAAGATAAGAAAGGCAAGTTTATTCGTACCGACACCAGATATGTATGCGGAAAGcgcaattaaaaaaatgagagaAGGGAATATTTTACCCTACAATGTTATATGTTCACCTTATGTATTTCACAAAGTgcaaatatacttatataactGTTTCCcaaaatttctttttgatGTTGTTTCATTGGCATCTCTTAAGGGAGTTAGACAAAAAGCactgaaaaaaatgatgaaaagtGAGTAAtgttttgctatatttttgtttttgagGTATTTTTGAGTTATTGTGGAGTTATTTTTGAGTTATTGTGGAGTTATTTTTGAGTTATTGTGGAGTTATTTTTGAGTTATTGTGGAGTTATTTTTGAGTTATTGTGGAGTTATTTttgatgtttttttttttttttttttttatctctcCCTTTTATGGCTATATGTTCGCACAGTACTTAACATTTTtagatacatatattagtatattctgtttttctcatattttgcatttctcctgttttttaattaaaaaagatataacaaaaaaaaaaaaaaaatacgaatatgtattatttgtCAATTTTTAATGATCAACCATACACCCTAACACTTACGCGAACTTcccttatttttcttcttacaTGTGTGTTTTCATTAACTTTAAAGTCAACAACAATTATGAGATTTAAAAAGTTACATGAGTTCGTATGTACTATGCCCAAGCGCACTTGCCTATATTGGGGTGTCCCACATATGTTCatgtgtgtgtatacatatgtatatacacatgttcgcttgcatatatgtacacaaatgcgtgtatgtgtttatgaaaaaaatattggcTTAGAACGCACACTTAGGAGGTTCTTTTAAAGTTAAAAAGTGCAGTTTTggcttcttttatttttcattttgctcGTTCGATTTGCTCTTTCGTTTTGCTCTTTCGATTTGCTCTTTCGTTTTGCTCTTTCGTTTTGCTCCTTCGTTTTGCTCTTTCGTTTTGCTCCTTCGTTTTGCTCTTTCGTTTTGCTCTTTCGTTTTGCTCTTTCGTTTTGCTCCTTCGTTTTGCTCTTTCGTTTTGCTCCTTCGTTTTGCTCTTTCGTTTTGCTCCTTCGTTATACTCTTTTATTATGCTCTTTCGTTACGCTCTTTCATTTTGCCCCTTGGCTTTGctgcttaattttttttttttttttttcttaatatatatacgtacataaatttatatatacgccTTTCCTTACAGCAGTTAACACATTACCCGTTTTaactatatttaaaaaaatttttttataaattttatatacatttaattaagCATTTCTGTGTACAACACTATGCTTTAAATTTTGCTTGTatgtatactttttaataacaCACTTAGTTTCGTGCCTTTCGGTATATTGGCCATCGacaattttacatatatatagtaatgtATCCCAGTTTCAACCCTTCGAACGTTTATTTTGTTGACAATTTTTGTTCATTCCGCTTGTTCGCTTGTTCGCTTGTTCGCTTGTTCGCTTGTTCGCTTGTTCGCTTGTTCGCTCGTTCGCTCGTTCGCACGTTTTTTCGATTGTTCTTTTGCGCATACTTTCAGCCGTTCATGCATTTTTGACAATTTtcccaatttttttttaattttaattttcttttttatttacgttatactcatttattttacattttttgcgTGTGCTTTGTGTCATTTTTGAATGCAAAGAAACTTGAGATACGATCCAGAATGAATGTAAAGGAACAAAGCGGGAAAAAACGGAATATCTACAGATTTAAAAGAAAGAGAACTCTTGTGAGGCCAATTTTTGTAGTATTCTTGTTGATTTTTTTACACACAGTAGTGGATTATGTGTTATCAAATAAAAACACAGGGAGggataaaaagaagaatgcAGATGGTAAGAAAggaatgaataaaaaaaacaaatccGCTTCGTCAGGCGGATCGCACAGTGATACTAGCCGCATTGATAAAAGGCACAGCGATAACGAGTACAGTGATAGCAAGTACAGTGATAGCAAGCACAGTGATAGCAAGCACAGTGATAGCAAGCACAGTGATGATGATAATAGTGGCAAGAGTGGGAAGACAGGAagtaagaaatataaaaataaaaagaaaagatcaaaggacaataaaaaaataagtgtaGATGACCATTTTGGACAAGTAAATGAGGAGgacacaaataataatattggtTCTGAAGAAGACCACTTTATGGAAGACTTTAGTAAATTTGAAAAGAATTTTCATCAAGATTTACAAGACGAGGATGGTAGTCTTGATTATATGGAGGATGAAAGTGAATATGGAGAAAATGAACATGAAATTCCGGATAATCCAAATATTGATGAAAATTCAAATGATATGAAACCAAATGCTAATGATTACCAGTATCATGAGAATGATGATATAATTGAACCTGATGATGAATTAACAAATATgtggaataaaaatatgcagaATTTTGAACCATCTACTTTATTAACATTTGAAATACCGGGTAATTCTgaagattttttatttgaagaaattttaaaacctAACACATATTTTAGAGGTgttttttattcaaataatgaatctgaagataataaaattgaatttttaatttcgGACCCAGATTCcgaaataatttttagaaaGGAAGCTAGTGAaggtatattttatttttatactgtAAAAACAGGTGTATACACTATAAccttaagaaataataaatgggTAGGAAAGAAGTTAACAACTGTTGCTTTAGGATTAGGGGAAAATCCTTCATTGAAATCGGATGATATTAAAAGTTTTACGAACTATATAGATAAGATTCTTTCGGAAACAAGgaaattgaaaaatgaaataaaatatttatcatcaAAACATATGTcacatatgcataaaatgaaaaaaattacaaacaAGGCTTTCCTATATTGTTTTATCAAATTATTTGTACTCATTTTCTTGTCCTTATTCaccatatattatattaaaaacttGGTCATGAACAAACGAGTTCTTTGAGACTGATACGTTGCAAGGATTGAGGAGAAATGAtgcaataaatataatgtgcTAGCTAAACGGACGGATATACTGAATAGGTTCAAACGAATGAACGTTTTATGGGCAACAAGGTGCATAATTATCGCGTACTACTTACCACGCACTACTTATCTCTTACCACTTATATTTTACGACCTATATTTTTCGACTTACATTGTACCACTTAATTTTTACCacttatcattatttttttttttaagtgttaaaattttttttttgccattTTAAAAGCTATTTAGGTCAAGCACAAGCAAACAGGCATTTGTGTGTGCAGCGGTAATACACGAGCATACGTGATAATAAAATGCAACAGTGCAATGAGTAATAataccatatatattttataatgaatTTGTAATGCATTGTAATGCATTGTAATGCAGTTTTTGACTTCatcttttttccttcatgtttttcatttcatcttttttacttgcttttattattattaaaaaacgTCTCTTTCCTACAATATTTGTATACCCAATTTTTAGTATACAGCTCATATCAATAAAGAAAAACTTTTTAACAAGAGAACTGAAAAATTtccttaaatttttattgttatgtgttatgaagaaaaagcattcagaaaaattattatatgtatgttttgttttttccttgaatggggtacatatatatatatatatatattctattatgatttgaaaagaaaaaaaaaaaaaaatacttaaaatatttacttttttagaCAAGTTTACGCTAATAAGTGGAAGTTTCTTTGGGCAATTTTGAGCATATCTCATTTTTTACGCTGTCAtaatttttccaaatttACCTTACTTggtcataatttttttttgaattacttaaatacgtacatatatgaatatatacatatatgcaattttttttttccagaACAGCCTTTTTCATATTGGGCACTTCTCATTTTAAATACTTTTAAGATTTGAACAGTTTATGAAACTTAGAACAAAATCTAAATTTTTCTCAGactgtatttttttctcattaatTAATTGTGTCTTCAAGTGTAAGCAGTTCATGATAGGAAAGGCCCATGTTACCTCATTGGGCAGCATGTACATaaacgtatacatatatatatatatatatatatatatacatgcagtGTACGAATTCGCGTGTTGTGCAATAGTTAAAAAGGGACGATAACTTTGTAGCTGTTTTTACAACAATCCAATTTAGCTGTTAAGCTGAAATTACTGCTTTTATTAAAGATCCTGTGGACTAAAATGggagatatatatacattcatacatGTGTACTTCAGCTCGTACATTTTTTACTGTTACACTTTTAACtactacatttttattttttctttaatgaataaacatttaaaatatgctaGTTTATAAGAGAACAATTTTTGATACATGTATAAAactatatcatttttattaaaaaaaatttaatacattaaaatataataagcaATGCTTACAAGTATATCATGTTGTTAAATTTTTCTCACTTTTGCTTCTTGTACTTctgtatatacacacacatgtagcagtacgtacatacacacatatgtagaagtacgtacatacacacacaatGCACTAACAAAATGCAGCGCTAGTTGAAACACCAGTtcgaataaaaagaaaaagagggTGAAGTTGTTACAGCATTACTATTACAAGgctgttaatatatataaatgtgcacaagtaaaatacatataaattaaaaacataacaacaaaatttattaaagatTATTTTAACGTAgtttgaaaaatgaaaattaaaaaaagcaaattaAGGTTAgcaaaaattttgaaaaaaaatattaaaatggaaagagagataaataaaataaaacatacagGTGTTAATAAATCAACATATCTATACATCCTCACATCCTTAAAGGGAATGGTTAAGGATACAAATATGATGGAAACATGTCAGTGGTATGTACATTTAGCATTAAAAACTTCTCGTACAATATATTGCGTATACAAATTTGGATACATACACAATTGTGATAATGTGCAATATTCCTCATTCAAAAAATGCATTTTCGATAGTAACAACTAATGTacgagagaaaaaaaaaaaagaataataaaacaataataaaataaacaataaacgagtaataaacaaataatggacaaataataaacaaaaaatacaaacaaaaaaaattgacaaataatataaacaaaaaataaacaaaaaataaacaaaaaatgtacaaaaaataaacaaaaaatgtacaaaaaataaacaaaaaataaacaaaaaatgtacaaaaaatatacaaaaaataaaaacattttcacaaaaaaaagaaaaatacagCATTCACATTAACAACTCAGtcacatacatatgtgattgcataaaattgttatttaaTGGTCCTCttgtaatttaattttaattttgcttttcgaggcaaaaataaaaaagcaatCACAcgaaatttaaagaaaaaagcgaatttaaaattttttagaaaagtTCCATTCTTCTGTATTACGCGTGAATATAGTATGATACGtgcattacatatatatatatatatatatatattatcgtTTTGcgtttctattttttcactttcattttaaaattaatcaaaaattaatatttctccTTACGATAATACACTTATTTACTTTTCCCTTAGCTTTACAAAAAGGATAAGATATGTGAAATGTCGTTAATTTTccaaatataaaacaaacaGAGGGTTGATAATTATACATGTGGAtaggaataatatttttttcattaatatgtagtaattcattttacagcaaataaaaatattgtttttaagGACTAACTCTTTTTGgtatttctcattttttgtttttcaatttttcactTTTCAATTTGTCACTTTTCAGgcattttttgttattttattttattttattattttattattttatttttttttttttttgaagctCTACTCTTATCACTCCTTTTTGAAATTCTATTAATGTCGGATAAATCATGTTTACTTGAAAATTTACTTGAAACGTCAGCATCGATAATGCCCCTATTTTTTCTGTACAACAAGGAACATAGAAATGTGCTTATTTCGTTTGCTACATTTGAATATATGTGAGATAACTTGATATGATTTGTCTTTATATTAAACATTCCTTTCTTGCAGCAAAAATTACAAATGCTTACAGGTTGTTGAAGGGGTGTATTCGTaacgttatatatattttttgcatttttgtaataatatggGCTATTTCTCACAATCCTTACTAACTCTTTATATCTCATTACTTCACTCCGCGTGATTAATCTTAAGCAGTATAAATCGTCCTTCTGCAGGTTTTCTACTTTGGTACGCCTTTCGtcattttgcttattttctttatgcTGCTGCTCCTCTATTCCATTATCTTTCCTGTCAACCATATTACTAATGTTCTCCTTTTTTGacgtttcttttttcttttcctcgTTAAATATTTCCCCTATAGCTCTTTccttgtaatttattttttcaaaaattgtattttttaagctGCCATGAATATCATTGCTAGTTACATAAACCGTCTTTACATTAACCCTAGTGACAAAATTGCACGGATTAATTAGGAACTCGTTTTCTTCCAATTGGTTAACTTGTTCTGATAAGGTATAGTGATTCTTCTTGAAAATGGTACTGCTGCATTTgcttttttctaataaaatacctacataatcatttttagagttataaataaaattgctatatttttgttttaatttctgttttttaaaattccatggttttattttattttttaaagcacATGTTACTGATATGTCCTTTTCTCTATTTATcgctatttctttttctactAGATGAACATTATTTGGATCGTATTTTCTTTCTGAAATAGGTAAGTCATTCTCTATATCTTTATGAATGCACATGGAAGGGTCATCACTTAACGGCTTCAAATATCTGCcatatgtttttttctcATCCGATGTGCTTTCCTCCGATAGTATGTAATCAATGTTCGACGTGAAGGCTGATGATGGACCCTGCGATTGGTATTTACTTGAACCGCTAAATGAGCCGCTAACGAAACTGCTAACCGAACCGCTAGTCGCCCTTCGGTCAGCATTGCTAATATTTTTCCAGCAGGACTCTGGATGTTCGTTATGGTTAAGCATACCCTGGCGTTTTTTGCCATTCATCATTGTGTTAAAACTTTTCtcttcattttcttcatataacTCCTTACTGTGATCCGTGCCATTTTGCTCCTTATttagtacttttttttcctttatatcCCCTTCTTCTGTTCCCTTTCTATCCTCCTCTTCAGCTCTCTTTTTGATCTTTTTGTTAGAAACGAAAAGGACATCCATTGCCCGAGCATGTATAACGGTCCTTATATCCCTCCTGcacaaaaaattttctttccAAAACTTCTCTTTATCAATACAGATGTTCACAAATTTTGCAAATATGAGTTTTCCTTCTATTAAAACTAGTCCAAAGCTGTTCATAAGGTTGTCCTGGGCGTCATGTTCTCCGGTGCGTCCTTCACTACGGCTGTTGTTACTTCCACTTCTACTTCCACTTCTACTTCTACTTCTACTTCTACTTCCACTTCTACTTCTACTTCTACTTCCACTTCTACTTCTACTTCTACTTCTACTTCTACTTCTACTTCCACTTCTACTTCTACTTCCACTTCTACTTCTACTTCCACTTCCACTTCTACTTCTACTTCCACTTCTACTTCTACTTCTACGTCCACTTCCACTCCCACTTCCATTACAATCCTTGTCACACTCCTCGTTCGTTCCACCACATCTATTCCTCTCTTTAGCACTTTTCCCCGCGTTACCATCCTTGTTTCGGTCAGACATGAAACAGTATTGACTCCTGTTTTCATTTCTCTCTACCTGTTTATAACTTTTACAACTGTCGTTATGTATGCAATATGCATGAACTTTTTCTATGGGGTCTAAACGAAACGGAAGACTGTATATTTCTCCTCTAGTTTTTTCAAACAGAACAGAGatacaataatttaaattctGTACTGTGCATTCTAGGATTTGTcccatatttttaaaaaatatctttaggcttttttgtttcttcaaTTTTACTACTGCCAGGTTTTGTTCTGAACAGGGGTCATTTAAGGCATTCAGTCCGGTTCCCTCATTTGTTACGTTTATTATGTCCATTGCATTCATTGAGTTGGCGAAATTTGTTTGAATCGTATAACCATTTTGACTACATAGATGGGGGGTCCTACTGCTCTTTTCCAAAttaatcctttttttgttacttCCATTATTTCGAGTCTTACATCCGGACAACAGGTTCGGTTTTAGTTCGATCCACCCTTTCTTTTCAAAGAATTTGTAATTTTccttataatttaaaaaataatttttaaataatatgaacagaTGCATATGATGAATATAGTAGTTGATAAAAAAACTAGCTCTTTTTAATTCGTATAGATATATTAACCACGTGGCACTGCTCACTTTACTGGCCAAGTCTATATACGTTTCATACCTTCTTTCGAaacaatttatatttctagAATGTGTGAAATTTCGATTATTTATCAGGTTACTGTTACATGAATAGTCGAACTCCCGCTTATGCGTCTGGGCGATTATTCTATCTTTGctgttattactactacaATTGTAGTTTTCACTCCTGTTGAAATTG
The sequence above is drawn from the Plasmodium malariae genome assembly, chromosome: 5 genome and encodes:
- the PmUG01_05038400 gene encoding conserved Plasmodium protein, unknown function, whose translation is MVIHNIEDMDVVEISYSDYSYNSDTTASSDTSDNDENGIKIQIKIRRAIENRILYETNKKKKRKLLNFEKNFKKRKNMKIEGVGYKIISRKLKLFKNHDLKENAENMVNSANNKDTNHAENFSTSRSHMK
- the PmUG01_05038500 gene encoding conserved Plasmodium protein, unknown function; this encodes MRLNIYSAFFFLFLLLSCPSNSMNNKMEEKRKIRNEPSAVTIEILPPDDDNDTFELNDYLLYEFLDNNNNNDNNSDNNNDNINSNNINSNNINSNNINSNNINSNV
- the PmUG01_05038600 gene encoding steroid dehydrogenase, putative, which gives rise to MINSFPSFFVRPVFYIGLVVVVKNIFYFAYWLLCYLKSKIFLRNLKSYGDTVIITGCTDGIGKSLTYSLIKHDVNLLLISRNEKELKNIKVDLLERNKNYKGRIECITFDYNENNFSSYKTIQEKIQKFDVGILINNVGVSYPHPLYFHEMETQLIERLVNVNLLSSYYMTKLVLPIMIKKKKGLILYTSSGVSALQSSPLYTIYASVKDAICSFANSLSVELKEYNIQIQCHIPLFIVTKLSKIRKASLFVPTPDMYAESAIKKMREGNILPYNVICSPYVFHKVQIYLYNCFPKFLFDVVSLASLKGVRQKALKKMMKSE
- the PmUG01_05038700 gene encoding transmembrane emp24 domain-containing protein, putative is translated as MNVKEQSGKKRNIYRFKRKRTLVRPIFVVFLLIFLHTVVDYVLSNKNTGRDKKKNADGKKGMNKKNKSASSGGSHSDTSRIDKRHSDNEYSDSKYSDSKHSDSKHSDSKHSDDDNSGKSGKTGSKKYKNKKKRSKDNKKISVDDHFGQVNEEDTNNNIGSEEDHFMEDFSKFEKNFHQDLQDEDGSLDYMEDESEYGENEHEIPDNPNIDENSNDMKPNANDYQYHENDDIIEPDDELTNMWNKNMQNFEPSTLLTFEIPGNSEDFLFEEILKPNTYFRGVFYSNNESEDNKIEFLISDPDSEIIFRKEASEGIFYFYTVKTGVYTITLRNNKWVGKKLTTVALGLGENPSLKSDDIKSFTNYIDKILSETRKLKNEIKYLSSKHMSHMHKMKKITNKAFLYCFIKLFVLIFLSLFTIYYIKNLVMNKRVL